Proteins encoded by one window of Cervus canadensis isolate Bull #8, Minnesota chromosome 18, ASM1932006v1, whole genome shotgun sequence:
- the CEACAM18 gene encoding carcinoembryonic antigen-related cell adhesion molecule 18 has protein sequence MDLSRPRCRLWRELVLVASLLACVIRQASSQIYIAPDSLIGVERYMSSLAIENAPEDVQEYSWHRGANDTEENLIISYNTTSHSRRDGPMYSGRESVSIRGTLRIRRSQLNDTGNYTVRVDTINDTQRATGWLEILELEIPQISVNTTSVVDGEDAVAATCYTSDSHVQWYVNYVPVSGNYRMTISPDNKTLVIRMFGRFDSPLQCGIEILPELIQKSDLVYVTVAYGPYSLLLSSSPTDFNGILSAEIGSQVEMKCISYSRPESKYRWIHNGSLLSFSEKNFTLPSLTWDQMGRYRCIAENSATQVTLYEEVHVQAPYPRGCSEMRKSKHARGR, from the exons ATGGACCTTTCTAGACCCAGGTGCAGACTCTGGAGGGAACTGGTCCTTGTGG CCAGTCTGCTGGCATGCGTGATCCGCCAGGCCTCCAGCCAAATCTACATCGCCCCGGATTCACTCATCGGAGTGGAAAGATATATGAGCTCACTGGCCATTGAGAACGCCCCTGAAGATGTTCAGGAATACAGCTGGCACCGGGGTGCAAATGACACTGAGGAAAATCTGATTATCAGCTACAACACCACATCTCATTCCAGGCGGGATGGGCCCATGTACAGCGGCCGGGAAAGTGTGTCCATTAGAGGTACCCTGAGGATCAGGAGGTCACAGTTAAATGACACGGGGAACTACACAGTGAGGGTGGACACCATCAATGACACCCAGAGAGCAACTGGCTGGCTCGAGATTCTAG AGTTGGAAATCCCGCAAATCTCAGTCAACACCACCTCCGTCGTAGATGGCGAGGATGCGGTGGCTGCCACTTGCTACACCAGTGACAGCCACGTCcaatggtatgtgaattatgtaCCCGTGTCCGGCAATTACCGGATGACCATCTCCCCGGACAACAAGACCCTCGTCATCCGAATGTTCGGCCGCTTCGACTCACCACTTCAGTGCGGGATAGAAATTCTCCCAGAGCTCATTCAGAAAAGTGACCTCGTCTATGTGACAGTGGCCT ATGGGCCCTACAGTCTGCTGCTCAGCAGTAGTCCCACTGACTTCAACGGCATCCTGTCTGCTGAGATCGGCTCCCAGGTGGAGATGAAGTGCATCTCCTATTCCAGACCAGAATCCAAGTACCGCTGGATCCACAATGGCTCCCTCCTGAGCTTCTCGGAGAAGAACTTCACCCTCCCGAGTCTGACCTGGGACCAGATGGGCAGATACAGGTGCATCGCGGAGAACTCCGCCACCCAGGTCACCTTGTATGAAGAAGTCCATGTCCAGGCACCCT ATCCTCGGGGCTGCTCTGAGATGAGGAAGAGCAAACATGCCAGGGGCAGGTGa